The Pogona vitticeps strain Pit_001003342236 chromosome 3, PviZW2.1, whole genome shotgun sequence genome includes a window with the following:
- the CD200R1 gene encoding cell surface glycoprotein CD200 receptor 1 isoform X4 yields MKPKLVIYFIMMYWGAFALIATTVAMATMGSSLEKKAIYNNSTQHYFNISPRATTESKLTSQSAEVQLTKSAVVSTPAVLDCPQHSYVLAVWRIYLKNGTSCYISYKRETNSTERNCSKNMNWVSRPDQISALRLKSPEFSSEGIYMCSIAYARGTFIYKYNLTVLAPPEVSLTHTINGTAVCKAAAGKPAAQISWAQRGDYDTMKETLHNGTETVTSIYNTTNTNEDEVVCIISHPAWKDARILNISLGRYNERRKDATMKILYSSLAGLLGILVLSLFIYAWRFFYGRQTDPTIMKSPETISARQSIQDNELEPYATFVQVENMIYDKTGDFVQA; encoded by the exons ATGAAACCCaaacttgttatttattttattatgatgtATTGGGGTGCATTTGCCCTGATTGCTACCACAGTGGCCATGGCAACAATGG GGTCATCTCTGGAGAAAAAGGCCATTTACAATAACTCTACACAACATTATTTCAATATTTCTCCCAGAGCAACAACGGAAAGCAAGCTTACATCTCAGTCAGCAGAAG TTCAGTTAACTAAGTCTGCAGTGGTTAGTACTCCTGCTGTCCTAGACTGTCCTCAACACAGCTATGTATTAGCAGTATGGAGGATATATTTAAAGAATGGAACAAGTTGCTACATATCGTACAAAAGAGAGACAAATTCAACAGAAAGAAACTGCAGTAAGAACATGAATTGGGTCTCCAGACCAGACCAGATATCTGCTCTTCGTCTAAAGTCGCCAGAGTTTTCCAGTGAAGGAATATACATGTGTTCTATTGCCTATGCTAGGGGAACTTTCATCTATAAATACAATCTAACTGTATTAG CACCTCCTGAAGTCTCTTTGACTCATACCATCAATGGAACTGCTGTGTGTAAAGCAGCTGCAGGAAAACCAGCAGCACAGATCTCATGGGCCCAACGAGGAGATTATGACACTATGAAGGAAACTCTGCATAATGGCACAGAGACAGTCACCAGTATATATAATACCACCAACACTAATGAAGATGAAGTTGTTTGTATCATCTCTCACCCTGCTTGGAAAGATGCCCgcatcttaaatatctcattag GCAGAtataatgaaagaaggaaagatgctACAATGAAAATTCTCTATAGTAGCCTCGCTGGTCTCTTGGGAATCCTTGTGCTTTCACTTTTCATCTATGCCTGGAGATTCTTCTATGGAAG ACAAACAGACCCCACCATAATGAAAAGCCCTGAAACAATTTCTGCAAGACAGAGCATCCAG gacAATGAGTTGGAGCCATATGCTACCTTTGTGCAAGTGGAAAACATGATCTATGACAAAACTGGTGACTTCGTACAGGCTTGA
- the CD200R1 gene encoding cell surface glycoprotein CD200 receptor 1 isoform X2 produces the protein MTHQLAFSTDRLPLQYLSRLVGHLWRKRPFTITLHNIISIFLPEQQRKASLHLSQQKYVFYFWNIQGSDIAILENKPTWPENHLPSSSTRLDGIPSSVVPVQLTKSAVVSTPAVLDCPQHSYVLAVWRIYLKNGTSCYISYKRETNSTERNCSKNMNWVSRPDQISALRLKSPEFSSEGIYMCSIAYARGTFIYKYNLTVLAPPEVSLTHTINGTAVCKAAAGKPAAQISWAQRGDYDTMKETLHNGTETVTSIYNTTNTNEDEVVCIISHPAWKDARILNISLGRYNERRKDATMKILYSSLAGLLGILVLSLFIYAWRFFYGRQTDPTIMKSPETISARQSIQDNELEPYATFVQVENMIYDKTGDFVQA, from the exons ATGACTCACCAGTTGGCTTTTTCAACTGACAGACTGCCACTACAGTATTTAAGTCGGCTTGTA GGTCATCTCTGGAGAAAAAGGCCATTTACAATAACTCTACACAACATTATTTCAATATTTCTCCCAGAGCAACAACGGAAAGCAAGCTTACATCTCAGTCAGCAGAAG tatgttttttatttttggaacatACAAGGCTCAGACATTGCTATATTAGAAAATAAACCCACTTGGCCTGAAAATCATCTCCCATCTTCATCTACAAGACTTGATGGCATTCCTTCCTCTGTTGTTCCAGTTCAGTTAACTAAGTCTGCAGTGGTTAGTACTCCTGCTGTCCTAGACTGTCCTCAACACAGCTATGTATTAGCAGTATGGAGGATATATTTAAAGAATGGAACAAGTTGCTACATATCGTACAAAAGAGAGACAAATTCAACAGAAAGAAACTGCAGTAAGAACATGAATTGGGTCTCCAGACCAGACCAGATATCTGCTCTTCGTCTAAAGTCGCCAGAGTTTTCCAGTGAAGGAATATACATGTGTTCTATTGCCTATGCTAGGGGAACTTTCATCTATAAATACAATCTAACTGTATTAG CACCTCCTGAAGTCTCTTTGACTCATACCATCAATGGAACTGCTGTGTGTAAAGCAGCTGCAGGAAAACCAGCAGCACAGATCTCATGGGCCCAACGAGGAGATTATGACACTATGAAGGAAACTCTGCATAATGGCACAGAGACAGTCACCAGTATATATAATACCACCAACACTAATGAAGATGAAGTTGTTTGTATCATCTCTCACCCTGCTTGGAAAGATGCCCgcatcttaaatatctcattag GCAGAtataatgaaagaaggaaagatgctACAATGAAAATTCTCTATAGTAGCCTCGCTGGTCTCTTGGGAATCCTTGTGCTTTCACTTTTCATCTATGCCTGGAGATTCTTCTATGGAAG ACAAACAGACCCCACCATAATGAAAAGCCCTGAAACAATTTCTGCAAGACAGAGCATCCAG gacAATGAGTTGGAGCCATATGCTACCTTTGTGCAAGTGGAAAACATGATCTATGACAAAACTGGTGACTTCGTACAGGCTTGA
- the CD200R1 gene encoding cell surface glycoprotein CD200 receptor 1 isoform X3, whose translation MDAVGHLWRKRPFTITLHNIISIFLPEQQRKASLHLSQQKYVFYFWNIQGSDIAILENKPTWPENHLPSSSTRLDGIPSSVVPVQLTKSAVVSTPAVLDCPQHSYVLAVWRIYLKNGTSCYISYKRETNSTERNCSKNMNWVSRPDQISALRLKSPEFSSEGIYMCSIAYARGTFIYKYNLTVLAPPEVSLTHTINGTAVCKAAAGKPAAQISWAQRGDYDTMKETLHNGTETVTSIYNTTNTNEDEVVCIISHPAWKDARILNISLGRYNERRKDATMKILYSSLAGLLGILVLSLFIYAWRFFYGRQTDPTIMKSPETISARQSIQDNELEPYATFVQVENMIYDKTGDFVQA comes from the exons ATGGATGCAGTG GGTCATCTCTGGAGAAAAAGGCCATTTACAATAACTCTACACAACATTATTTCAATATTTCTCCCAGAGCAACAACGGAAAGCAAGCTTACATCTCAGTCAGCAGAAG tatgttttttatttttggaacatACAAGGCTCAGACATTGCTATATTAGAAAATAAACCCACTTGGCCTGAAAATCATCTCCCATCTTCATCTACAAGACTTGATGGCATTCCTTCCTCTGTTGTTCCAGTTCAGTTAACTAAGTCTGCAGTGGTTAGTACTCCTGCTGTCCTAGACTGTCCTCAACACAGCTATGTATTAGCAGTATGGAGGATATATTTAAAGAATGGAACAAGTTGCTACATATCGTACAAAAGAGAGACAAATTCAACAGAAAGAAACTGCAGTAAGAACATGAATTGGGTCTCCAGACCAGACCAGATATCTGCTCTTCGTCTAAAGTCGCCAGAGTTTTCCAGTGAAGGAATATACATGTGTTCTATTGCCTATGCTAGGGGAACTTTCATCTATAAATACAATCTAACTGTATTAG CACCTCCTGAAGTCTCTTTGACTCATACCATCAATGGAACTGCTGTGTGTAAAGCAGCTGCAGGAAAACCAGCAGCACAGATCTCATGGGCCCAACGAGGAGATTATGACACTATGAAGGAAACTCTGCATAATGGCACAGAGACAGTCACCAGTATATATAATACCACCAACACTAATGAAGATGAAGTTGTTTGTATCATCTCTCACCCTGCTTGGAAAGATGCCCgcatcttaaatatctcattag GCAGAtataatgaaagaaggaaagatgctACAATGAAAATTCTCTATAGTAGCCTCGCTGGTCTCTTGGGAATCCTTGTGCTTTCACTTTTCATCTATGCCTGGAGATTCTTCTATGGAAG ACAAACAGACCCCACCATAATGAAAAGCCCTGAAACAATTTCTGCAAGACAGAGCATCCAG gacAATGAGTTGGAGCCATATGCTACCTTTGTGCAAGTGGAAAACATGATCTATGACAAAACTGGTGACTTCGTACAGGCTTGA
- the CD200R1 gene encoding cell surface glycoprotein CD200 receptor 1 isoform X1, translating into MLGRASCLVKFSLLCLSVRNNCIALGGSNTPIQDHVTCQMGHLWRKRPFTITLHNIISIFLPEQQRKASLHLSQQKYVFYFWNIQGSDIAILENKPTWPENHLPSSSTRLDGIPSSVVPVQLTKSAVVSTPAVLDCPQHSYVLAVWRIYLKNGTSCYISYKRETNSTERNCSKNMNWVSRPDQISALRLKSPEFSSEGIYMCSIAYARGTFIYKYNLTVLAPPEVSLTHTINGTAVCKAAAGKPAAQISWAQRGDYDTMKETLHNGTETVTSIYNTTNTNEDEVVCIISHPAWKDARILNISLGRYNERRKDATMKILYSSLAGLLGILVLSLFIYAWRFFYGRQTDPTIMKSPETISARQSIQDNELEPYATFVQVENMIYDKTGDFVQA; encoded by the exons ATGTTGGGTAGGGCTTCCTGTTTGGTAAAATTTTCTCTGTTGTGCTTGAGTGTCAGGAACAACTGCATTGCACTCGGTGGATCCAACACCCCCATCCAGGACCATGTCACTTGCCAGATG GGTCATCTCTGGAGAAAAAGGCCATTTACAATAACTCTACACAACATTATTTCAATATTTCTCCCAGAGCAACAACGGAAAGCAAGCTTACATCTCAGTCAGCAGAAG tatgttttttatttttggaacatACAAGGCTCAGACATTGCTATATTAGAAAATAAACCCACTTGGCCTGAAAATCATCTCCCATCTTCATCTACAAGACTTGATGGCATTCCTTCCTCTGTTGTTCCAGTTCAGTTAACTAAGTCTGCAGTGGTTAGTACTCCTGCTGTCCTAGACTGTCCTCAACACAGCTATGTATTAGCAGTATGGAGGATATATTTAAAGAATGGAACAAGTTGCTACATATCGTACAAAAGAGAGACAAATTCAACAGAAAGAAACTGCAGTAAGAACATGAATTGGGTCTCCAGACCAGACCAGATATCTGCTCTTCGTCTAAAGTCGCCAGAGTTTTCCAGTGAAGGAATATACATGTGTTCTATTGCCTATGCTAGGGGAACTTTCATCTATAAATACAATCTAACTGTATTAG CACCTCCTGAAGTCTCTTTGACTCATACCATCAATGGAACTGCTGTGTGTAAAGCAGCTGCAGGAAAACCAGCAGCACAGATCTCATGGGCCCAACGAGGAGATTATGACACTATGAAGGAAACTCTGCATAATGGCACAGAGACAGTCACCAGTATATATAATACCACCAACACTAATGAAGATGAAGTTGTTTGTATCATCTCTCACCCTGCTTGGAAAGATGCCCgcatcttaaatatctcattag GCAGAtataatgaaagaaggaaagatgctACAATGAAAATTCTCTATAGTAGCCTCGCTGGTCTCTTGGGAATCCTTGTGCTTTCACTTTTCATCTATGCCTGGAGATTCTTCTATGGAAG ACAAACAGACCCCACCATAATGAAAAGCCCTGAAACAATTTCTGCAAGACAGAGCATCCAG gacAATGAGTTGGAGCCATATGCTACCTTTGTGCAAGTGGAAAACATGATCTATGACAAAACTGGTGACTTCGTACAGGCTTGA